From Mesorhizobium sp. Pch-S:
CCTCGATCGGCCCCGGCCGCAATTGGCCGGCGCCGTCATCCTCGGCGCGCTGCTGATGGTGGTGTCTGACTGGCTGTCGCGGATGCTGTTCTTCCCCTACCAGCTTCCCGTCGGGCTGTTCGCCTCGCTGCTGGGCGGGTTGTATCTGACCGTCCTGCTGGGCAGGGGCGTTCAGCGGCGCGGTTGATCCTGGAGTACTGGTGCCCGCCTGGCACTTTTGTAGGCGACATGCCACCAGGCGGGCTGCTTCCCCGTCGATGTGCACCTTGAGCGTCGAAGCACGGCGAACATACTTGCTTTGACGAAAAGTGGTACTCGGTGGTTGGAATTTTTTTGTGTTGGTAAACAAATAGGGGCAGCAGCGGAGTGATTATTACTGATCGTGTGAAGTAAATTATGAATTTACCGTGGTTCTTCAAGTAAGTGGGCGAGGCGCCCTGTACCAAAATATTCTGGTTTGTGTATCATTTGGTTGGCAAATGATCGTATCTCTGAGGGGGAAGCACGTTCATTTGCGGAAAAATTCAACCATGATTCGTGTATGTCGCTCGGATATCTTGAAAACCATCGAAGTAGGCCCGTGGCGGGTCATTCGACGATAGCCGCACCATGCGTACTATACGTGCGCAAAACACAATGCTAGCGTCGATGGATGACCGCAGTCTCACCGCTTCAGGAACGTATCCGCAACCAGCTTCAGGCGGAGTTTTTCACCGGCATCCAGGTTGGCGAGCGCATCAACGAGGCGGAGATCGCCTCGGCGCTGGGCGTCTCGCGCACGCCTGTTCGTCAGGCGCTGATGCAGTTGCAGCGCGAGGGCATCGTCAGCTACGAGCCGAACCGCGGCTTCAGGCTGGTCGAAGCGGTTCCGCGCGACGCCGAGCAGGCCGGTGCGCTGTCGCTCGATGAAAAGGTGATGCGCGACATGGCGCTTGGCCTGCTGGACGGCGTCATCAGCGAACGCGCGCTTCTCGGGCGCTACGGTGCGACGCAGGGTGCACTGACATCCACCTTGCGTCGCCTGATGCGCGACCAGCTGGCGGAACCTTCCCCGGGGCGCGGCTGGATTTTTGCCGACGTCGGGGCGGCGGCGCTGGAAGACGGTTATCGTCTGCGCCAGATCATCGAGCCGGCCGCGATCCTGTCCGACCGCTATCAGATCGACGAAGCCGCGCTTGAGGCGCTCGACGCCGAGCACGTGCGGGCCATCGAGGCGATGGAGACCATGGACAGCCGGCGCCTGTTCGAGCTCGATGCCAAGTTTCACCTGATGGTTGCCCAGGGCACCGGCTCGGCCAGCCTTGTCGCGGCGATAGCGCGGCAGAACAACATCCGCCGAGTCAACGAATATCTCGGTTTCGGCCGGGCTGAGCGCATCCGCCAGTCGATGGTCGAGCACCGCGGAATCATGGCGGCGTTGCGGGCCACCGAACATCAGGTCGCTGCAGCGCTGATGCGCATGCATCTGCAGATCTCGCGCGAGGAAACCTTCATCCATCTCGAGGAGGACCTCGAATCCGTGCGCTCCGGCCGCGTTCGCATCGGTGGCGAAGACGGTTGAGGGGGATGCTCAGCCGAACGGCGACTCTTCGGCAAAGCGGCGGATGACATTCTCGGTGATGGCGGCGATGTGATTGTCGTAGCCGTTCCAGGCCATGGCGCCGGCCCAGGCGATCGATCCGGTCGAGAAAACGGCACCGCCATTCTGCGTCTCGAAAAACACCATGTCGGCGCGGATGAGGTCGCACTGGGTTCC
This genomic window contains:
- a CDS encoding GntR family transcriptional regulator — encoded protein: MTAVSPLQERIRNQLQAEFFTGIQVGERINEAEIASALGVSRTPVRQALMQLQREGIVSYEPNRGFRLVEAVPRDAEQAGALSLDEKVMRDMALGLLDGVISERALLGRYGATQGALTSTLRRLMRDQLAEPSPGRGWIFADVGAAALEDGYRLRQIIEPAAILSDRYQIDEAALEALDAEHVRAIEAMETMDSRRLFELDAKFHLMVAQGTGSASLVAAIARQNNIRRVNEYLGFGRAERIRQSMVEHRGIMAALRATEHQVAAALMRMHLQISREETFIHLEEDLESVRSGRVRIGGEDG